The Streptomyces sp. NBC_00335 DNA window CCCCATGGGCCCCCGCGGCACCGTCTTCCCGTTCCGCCGGATCTTCGCCGTAGCCCGCAGGGAGGCCTGAGCATGCTCGCCGGAGTCGACCACGTCCAGCTCGCCGCCCCGCCCGGCTCGGAGGACCGGCTGCGCGCGTACTACACCGAGGTGCTCGGCATGACCGAGATCCCCAAGCCGCCGGTGCTGGCGGCGCGCGGCGGCTGCTGGTTCGCCGCCGGGCCTGTCCAGCTCCACCTGGGCATCGAGGAGGACTTCCACCCCGCCCGCAAGGCCCACCCGGGACTCAGGGTCGACGGCATCGTGACCTACGCCGAAAGACTTCAGGCGCGAGGCGCCACGGTCGTCTGGGACGACAACCTGCCGGGACACCGCCGCTTCTACTCCGAGGACCCGGTGGGCAACCGGCTGGAGTTTCTGGAACCGCACGGCCTGGAACCGCACGCCCCGGAACGCGCCGGCCACTGAACCGCCTCGGCGCACACGAAGGCGCCCCGCCACCGGAGATCCGGTGACGGGGCGCCTTCGCGTGGGGGTGGACCGGCCGGAGCAGGTCCACCCCGGACCGCCTAGAACAGGTCGATGTAGGCGTTCCAGCCGCCACCCGCGGGGGTGTTGCCCTGGAAGGTGTTCAGGCCCTTGAGGCCCGTCGCCTTGTACAGGTACGCGGTGCCGCCGGCGTCGACGCCGACGAGGTCGGTGCGGCCGTCACCGGTGATGTCGCCGACCGCGGCCAGCTTCTTCAGGCCGTTCCAGCCGCTGGCACCGATCTTGATGCGGTCGCCGAAGACGGAGGTGCCGTTGCCCGGGTAGGCCCACAGCGAGCCGTCGGTACCGCGGGCGAGCAGGTCGGCGCGGCCGTCACCGGTCACGTCGCCGGCACCGAAGAGCTTGTTGT harbors:
- a CDS encoding VOC family protein yields the protein MLAGVDHVQLAAPPGSEDRLRAYYTEVLGMTEIPKPPVLAARGGCWFAAGPVQLHLGIEEDFHPARKAHPGLRVDGIVTYAERLQARGATVVWDDNLPGHRRFYSEDPVGNRLEFLEPHGLEPHAPERAGH